Proteins from one Mycobacterium adipatum genomic window:
- a CDS encoding carboxymuconolactone decarboxylase family protein, translated as MTDRRKQGLQKMNEVYGWEMPDIQGDPYFDLTVEHLFGTIWTRPGLSMRDKRLLTLAAVTAVGNSDLAEIQVNAALHNGEITAEELKEVAVFLTHYLGFPLGSKLDGAVSKVVRTRKTAAEKGAGEDKRANVDAAVKMHSGKSLDDQ; from the coding sequence ATGACCGATCGTCGCAAGCAGGGCCTGCAGAAGATGAACGAGGTCTACGGCTGGGAGATGCCCGATATCCAGGGCGACCCGTACTTCGATCTGACCGTCGAGCACCTGTTCGGCACGATCTGGACCCGTCCGGGTCTGTCGATGCGGGACAAGCGCCTGCTGACGCTGGCCGCGGTGACCGCGGTGGGCAACTCGGATCTGGCCGAGATCCAGGTCAACGCCGCGCTGCACAACGGGGAGATCACCGCCGAGGAGCTCAAGGAGGTCGCGGTGTTCCTGACCCACTATCTCGGTTTCCCGCTGGGCTCCAAGCTGGATGGCGCGGTCAGCAAGGTGGTACGCACCCGCAAGACGGCCGCCGAGAAGGGGGCCGGTGAAGACAAGCGAGCCAACGTCGACGCGGCGGTGAAGATGCACTCCGGGAAGTCGCTCGATGACCAGTAG
- a CDS encoding aldehyde dehydrogenase, translating to MSILADRESRLFIDGKLVAGSAGTFPTVNPATEEVLGVAANADRADMGAAIGAARVAFDETDWSTNTELRVRCLRQLREALQANVEDLRELTISEVGAPRMLTAGAQLEGPIDDLAFSADTAENFAWRTDLGYATPQGIPTNRVVAREAVGVVGAITPWNFPHQINLAKVGPALAAGNTLILKPAPDTPWVAAVLGEIIAEHTDFPAGVINIVTSDDHGVGALLSKDSRVDMVSFTGSTNTGRAVMTDAAVSIKKVFLELGGKSAFIVLDDADLGGACAMAAFTVAMHAGQGCAITTRLVVPRAKYDEAVDAAAATLGGIKPGDPNSKRTVCGPVISARQRDRIQGYLDSAIAEGGRFACGGGRPADLDTGFFIEPTVIAGLDNSAKVAREEIFGPVLTVIAHDGDDDAVRIANDSPYGLSGTVFGADNDRAQAVASRLRVGTVNVNGGIWYSADAPFGGYKQSGIGREMGIAGFEEYLETKLIATLAT from the coding sequence ATGTCGATTCTGGCGGATCGCGAGAGCCGGTTGTTCATAGACGGCAAGCTCGTCGCCGGAAGCGCGGGAACGTTTCCAACCGTCAACCCCGCCACCGAAGAGGTGTTGGGTGTCGCCGCCAACGCCGACCGGGCGGATATGGGCGCGGCGATCGGCGCGGCGCGCGTCGCCTTCGACGAGACCGATTGGTCCACCAACACCGAGCTGCGGGTGCGTTGCCTGCGCCAGCTTCGGGAGGCGCTGCAGGCCAATGTCGAGGATCTGCGTGAGCTGACGATCTCGGAGGTCGGTGCCCCGCGGATGTTGACCGCCGGCGCTCAGTTGGAGGGTCCGATCGACGATCTGGCGTTCTCCGCGGACACCGCCGAGAACTTCGCGTGGCGCACCGACCTGGGATACGCGACGCCACAGGGTATTCCGACCAACCGGGTCGTCGCGCGGGAAGCTGTCGGGGTTGTCGGCGCCATCACCCCGTGGAACTTCCCGCATCAGATCAATCTGGCCAAGGTGGGCCCGGCGCTGGCCGCCGGCAACACCCTGATTCTCAAGCCGGCGCCGGACACCCCGTGGGTGGCCGCCGTGCTGGGCGAGATCATCGCCGAGCACACCGATTTCCCGGCCGGGGTGATCAACATCGTCACCTCCGATGACCATGGTGTCGGGGCGTTGCTCTCCAAAGACTCTCGGGTCGACATGGTCTCGTTCACCGGGTCCACCAACACCGGTCGCGCCGTGATGACGGATGCGGCGGTGAGCATCAAGAAGGTGTTCTTGGAACTCGGCGGCAAGTCGGCCTTCATCGTGCTCGATGACGCCGATCTGGGTGGTGCCTGTGCCATGGCGGCCTTCACCGTCGCCATGCACGCCGGACAGGGATGCGCCATCACCACGCGCCTGGTCGTCCCGCGGGCCAAATACGACGAGGCGGTGGACGCGGCCGCCGCGACGCTCGGCGGGATCAAGCCGGGTGACCCCAACAGCAAGCGCACCGTGTGCGGCCCGGTCATTTCAGCGCGGCAACGTGATCGGATCCAGGGCTATCTGGACTCCGCCATCGCCGAGGGTGGTCGCTTCGCCTGCGGCGGCGGCCGGCCGGCCGACCTGGACACCGGCTTCTTCATCGAGCCCACCGTCATTGCCGGGCTGGACAACTCGGCCAAGGTAGCCCGCGAGGAGATCTTCGGGCCGGTGCTGACGGTGATCGCCCACGACGGTGACGATGATGCGGTGCGGATCGCCAACGACTCGCCCTACGGTTTGTCGGGCACAGTGTTCGGCGCCGACAACGACCGCGCCCAGGCGGTGGCATCGCGGCTGCGGGTCGGCACCGTGAACGTCAACGGCGGAATCTGGTACTCCGCGGATGCCCCGTTCGGCGGCTACAAGCAATCCGGAATCGGCCGTGAGATGGGCATCGCGGGCTTCGAGGAATATCTGGAAACCAAACTGATCGCCACGCTCGCCACCTGA
- a CDS encoding APC family permease, with the protein MTQSETTEAPQLRRVMGPGLLLLFVVGDILGTGVYALTGQVAKEVGGAAWLPFLVAFLIATVTAFSYLELVTKYPQAAGAALYAHKAFGIQFVTFLVAFVVMCSGITSASTASRFFAANFFTAFDLDWGKVGVVVLALLFMALLAAVNFRGVGESVKLNVVLTIVEITGLAMVILVGIWAFTGGGADVDFSRVVAFDTPQDKGTFLAVTTATSLAFFAMVGFEDSVNMAEETKDPVRIFPKVLLTGLGIAGVVYVIVAIVAVALVPVGVLADSETPLIEVVKAGAPGLPIEAILPFISMFAVANTALINMLMASRLIYGMARQHVLPPVLGTIHPKRHSPWVAIVFTTLIAFGLIFYVSAVANSSAIAVLGGTTSLLLLAVFAMVNIAVLVLRRDVHAAGGHFRTPTALPVVGFLASAYLVLPFSGRPAQQYLLAGILILIGIVLFGITTLINRQLGIRGKGIIDPTHLGDAP; encoded by the coding sequence ATGACACAGTCGGAAACCACGGAGGCGCCACAACTTCGGCGGGTGATGGGACCGGGCCTGCTGCTGTTGTTCGTGGTGGGCGACATCCTCGGTACGGGTGTCTACGCGCTCACCGGGCAGGTGGCCAAGGAAGTCGGCGGTGCGGCCTGGCTTCCGTTCCTGGTGGCTTTCCTGATCGCCACGGTGACCGCGTTCAGCTACCTGGAATTGGTCACCAAGTATCCGCAGGCTGCCGGCGCAGCGCTCTACGCGCACAAGGCCTTCGGCATCCAATTCGTCACCTTCCTGGTGGCATTCGTGGTGATGTGCTCCGGAATCACCTCCGCCTCAACGGCTTCCCGGTTCTTCGCGGCGAACTTCTTCACCGCCTTCGATCTCGACTGGGGCAAGGTCGGCGTGGTGGTGCTGGCGCTGTTGTTCATGGCGCTGCTGGCGGCGGTGAACTTCCGTGGCGTGGGTGAGAGCGTCAAGCTCAACGTGGTGCTCACCATCGTCGAGATCACCGGCCTGGCCATGGTGATCCTGGTCGGTATCTGGGCGTTCACCGGCGGGGGCGCCGATGTCGACTTCTCCCGGGTCGTGGCCTTCGACACCCCGCAAGACAAGGGCACCTTCCTCGCCGTCACCACCGCGACCTCGCTGGCCTTCTTCGCGATGGTCGGCTTCGAGGACTCGGTCAACATGGCCGAAGAGACCAAGGACCCGGTGCGGATCTTCCCCAAGGTGCTGCTGACCGGACTGGGCATCGCCGGCGTCGTCTACGTCATCGTCGCCATCGTCGCGGTCGCGCTGGTGCCCGTCGGCGTCCTCGCCGACAGCGAGACCCCGCTGATCGAGGTCGTCAAGGCGGGTGCGCCCGGGCTGCCGATCGAGGCGATCCTGCCGTTCATCTCCATGTTCGCGGTGGCCAACACCGCATTGATCAACATGCTGATGGCCAGCCGGCTCATCTACGGCATGGCCCGCCAGCACGTGCTGCCACCGGTGTTGGGCACCATCCACCCGAAGCGGCACAGCCCCTGGGTGGCCATCGTGTTCACCACGCTCATCGCCTTCGGGCTGATCTTCTACGTGTCCGCGGTCGCCAACAGCAGCGCCATCGCCGTGCTCGGCGGCACCACATCACTGCTGTTGCTCGCGGTGTTCGCGATGGTGAACATCGCCGTGCTGGTGCTGCGCCGCGACGTACACGCCGCCGGTGGTCACTTCCGCACCCCGACCGCACTGCCGGTCGTCGGCTTCCTGGCCTCGGCGTATCTGGTGCTGCCGTTCTCCGGACGCCCTGCCCAGCAGTACCTGCTGGCCGGGATCCTGATCCTGATCGGGATCGTGCTGTTCGGCATCACCACCCTGATCAACCGTCAGCTCGGTATCCGCGGCAAGGGCATCATCGATCCGACGCACCTGGGCGACGCCCCGTAG
- a CDS encoding NAD(P)-dependent oxidoreductase has protein sequence MKLGYIGLGNQGAPMAKRLADWPGGLIVFDVRTEAMTPLAELGAELADDVAAVAAADVISVTVLNDAQVREVVTQLGEHAAAGTVIAIHSTIEPGTAPELAEQLAPKGIHIVDAPVSGGAGAADKGELAVMVGADEEAYNAVKPVFKKWASLVVRAGEPGAGTRMKLARNMLTFIGFAASCEAMALAEAAGIDLQKLGRVVRHSDAQSGGPGAIILRDDTAPLAPDHWLFDMFTHTRGLGEKDLTLALGLGKAVGVDLPLAEVALQRLADGLGVPHTKEQ, from the coding sequence ATGAAGCTGGGCTATATCGGTCTGGGCAACCAAGGCGCCCCGATGGCCAAGCGGCTGGCCGACTGGCCGGGCGGCTTGATCGTCTTCGACGTCCGCACCGAGGCGATGACCCCGCTGGCCGAACTGGGTGCCGAGCTGGCCGATGACGTCGCCGCGGTCGCCGCGGCCGATGTCATCAGCGTGACGGTGCTCAACGACGCCCAGGTGCGTGAGGTGGTGACCCAGCTCGGCGAGCATGCCGCAGCGGGCACCGTCATCGCCATCCACTCCACCATCGAGCCCGGCACCGCGCCCGAGCTGGCCGAGCAGTTGGCGCCCAAGGGTATCCACATCGTCGATGCCCCGGTCAGCGGCGGCGCCGGGGCGGCCGACAAGGGCGAGCTCGCGGTCATGGTGGGTGCTGACGAAGAGGCCTACAACGCGGTCAAGCCGGTCTTCAAGAAGTGGGCCTCGCTGGTGGTCCGTGCGGGTGAGCCCGGTGCCGGCACCCGGATGAAGCTGGCGCGCAACATGTTGACGTTCATCGGTTTCGCCGCCTCGTGTGAGGCGATGGCGTTGGCCGAGGCGGCGGGCATCGACCTGCAGAAGCTGGGCCGGGTGGTGCGCCACAGCGATGCGCAGAGCGGCGGTCCCGGCGCGATCATCCTGCGCGACGACACGGCACCGCTGGCGCCCGACCACTGGTTGTTCGACATGTTCACCCATACCCGCGGCCTCGGGGAGAAGGACCTGACGCTCGCACTCGGGTTGGGTAAGGCTGTGGGAGTGGATCTTCCGTTGGCAGAGGTGGCATTGCAGCGCCTCGCCGACGGTCTCGGAGTACCGCACACGAAGGAGCAGTGA
- the purD gene encoding phosphoribosylamine--glycine ligase: MRVLVIGSGAREHALLLALRRDPQVEQLAVAPGNAGTAAIAEQYDVDISSGPAVVALAQRLASDLVVVGPEVPLVLGVADALRAAGIACFGPSKDAARIEGSKAFAKDVMAAAGVRTAASEIVDNPANLDAALNRFGPPAGQAAWVVKDDGLAAGKGVVVTADRDVARAHAAGLLDSGHPVLLESFLDGPEVSLFCVVDGETVVPLLPAQDFKRVGDNDSGPNTGGMGAYTPLPWLPAQVLTQIVDEIVKPVAAEMVSRGSAFSGLLYAGLAITSAGPSVVEFNCRFGDPETQAVLSLLESPLGQLLNAAATGTLASFEELRWRDGAAVTVVVAAENYPGRPRVGDVITGSEADGVLHAGTARREDGAVVSTGGRVLSVVGTGADLDGARTAAYTALKSIKLPGSHFRTDIGLAAAEGRISL; this comes from the coding sequence GTGCGCGTCCTCGTCATCGGATCCGGAGCCCGTGAACATGCCCTGCTGCTCGCCTTGCGGCGCGACCCGCAGGTGGAACAGCTCGCGGTCGCGCCCGGCAACGCCGGCACCGCGGCCATCGCCGAGCAGTACGACGTCGACATCAGTTCGGGGCCGGCCGTAGTGGCTCTGGCGCAACGCCTGGCCTCCGATCTGGTGGTGGTGGGGCCGGAGGTACCGCTGGTGCTCGGGGTCGCCGATGCGCTGCGGGCCGCGGGCATCGCCTGTTTCGGCCCCTCGAAGGACGCCGCCCGCATCGAGGGCTCCAAGGCCTTCGCCAAGGATGTGATGGCCGCGGCCGGGGTGCGGACCGCCGCCAGCGAGATCGTCGACAACCCCGCCAACCTGGACGCCGCGCTGAACCGATTCGGCCCGCCGGCCGGGCAGGCCGCCTGGGTGGTCAAGGATGACGGGCTGGCCGCGGGCAAGGGCGTGGTCGTCACCGCGGATCGCGATGTGGCCCGCGCCCACGCGGCCGGCCTGCTGGATTCCGGGCACCCGGTGCTGTTGGAGTCGTTCCTGGACGGCCCCGAAGTCTCGCTGTTCTGCGTCGTCGACGGCGAGACCGTGGTGCCGTTGCTGCCCGCGCAGGACTTCAAGCGGGTCGGCGACAACGATTCCGGGCCCAACACCGGTGGGATGGGCGCCTACACCCCGCTGCCGTGGCTGCCCGCGCAGGTGCTCACCCAGATCGTCGATGAGATCGTCAAACCCGTTGCTGCCGAGATGGTTTCGCGCGGCAGCGCGTTCTCCGGTCTGCTGTACGCCGGGCTGGCGATCACCTCGGCCGGTCCTTCGGTGGTGGAGTTCAACTGCCGGTTCGGCGATCCGGAGACCCAGGCGGTGCTCTCGCTGCTGGAGTCCCCGCTCGGTCAGCTGCTCAACGCGGCGGCCACCGGCACGCTGGCGTCCTTCGAGGAGCTGCGGTGGCGCGACGGCGCCGCGGTCACCGTGGTGGTGGCCGCCGAGAACTACCCGGGCCGCCCGCGGGTCGGCGATGTCATCACCGGTTCGGAGGCCGACGGTGTCCTGCATGCGGGTACCGCCCGGCGCGAGGATGGCGCGGTGGTGTCCACCGGCGGCCGGGTGCTCTCGGTGGTCGGCACCGGCGCGGACCTCGACGGTGCGCGTACCGCGGCGTACACCGCTCTCAAGTCGATCAAACTGCCCGGCAGTCACTTCCGTACCGATATCGGCTTGGCGGCCGCCGAGGGGCGTATCTCACTCTGA
- a CDS encoding TetR/AcrR family transcriptional regulator codes for MQGVTAAVTPKGERRRGALVSAAADLLCEGGIDAVRHRAVARRAGLPLASTTYYFSSLDDLIAKAVEHIGAREAEQLEVQVAALSRRRRGAESTADLLVDLLVGDDPGARVSEQLISRYERYIACARQPELRDIQRRILRQRTDAVLEVVERSGRAVRSELVTALVCAVDGAVVASLVDEGEGPRANARATLIDVIDVLAPVDDRALHV; via the coding sequence ATGCAAGGCGTGACAGCGGCGGTGACTCCAAAGGGAGAGCGTCGGCGGGGCGCTCTGGTGAGCGCCGCCGCCGATCTGCTGTGCGAGGGCGGCATCGATGCGGTCCGTCACCGGGCAGTGGCGCGGCGTGCCGGTCTGCCGCTGGCATCGACGACGTACTACTTCTCCTCACTCGACGATCTGATCGCCAAGGCCGTCGAGCACATCGGCGCACGCGAGGCCGAACAACTGGAGGTTCAGGTGGCTGCGCTGTCGCGCCGGCGCCGCGGCGCCGAATCGACCGCCGATCTGCTGGTCGATCTGTTGGTCGGCGACGACCCTGGGGCGCGGGTCTCCGAACAATTGATCTCGCGGTACGAGCGCTACATCGCGTGTGCGCGTCAGCCCGAGCTCCGTGACATCCAGCGGCGGATACTGCGGCAGCGCACCGACGCCGTCCTGGAGGTCGTCGAGCGGTCCGGCCGCGCCGTTCGATCCGAACTTGTCACCGCCCTGGTGTGCGCCGTGGACGGAGCTGTGGTTGCCTCTTTGGTGGACGAGGGCGAGGGACCGCGGGCCAATGCCCGCGCGACTCTCATCGATGTGATCGACGTGCTCGCCCCGGTCGACGACCGGGCTCTGCACGTCTGA
- a CDS encoding SDR family oxidoreductase — protein MYAEFKDKVGIVTGAGGGIGQAYAEALAREGAAVVVADINLEGAQKVADGIKGEGGNALAVRVDVSDPESARDMAAQTLSEFGGIDYLVNNAAIFGGMKLDFLVTVDPEYYRKFMSVNLDGALWCTRAVYKKMAKRGGGAIVNQSSTAAWLYANFYGLAKVGINGLTQQLSRELGGQNIRINAIAPGPIDTEANRTTTPQEMVADIVKAIPLSRMGQPEDLVGMCLFLLSDQARWITGQIFNVDGGQIIRS, from the coding sequence ATGTACGCGGAATTCAAAGACAAGGTCGGCATCGTCACCGGAGCCGGTGGCGGTATCGGGCAGGCCTACGCCGAGGCGCTCGCACGTGAGGGGGCGGCCGTGGTGGTGGCCGATATCAATCTCGAGGGTGCCCAGAAGGTCGCCGACGGTATCAAGGGCGAAGGCGGCAACGCGCTCGCCGTGCGGGTGGACGTGTCCGACCCGGAGTCGGCCAGGGATATGGCCGCCCAGACACTCTCGGAGTTCGGCGGCATCGACTACCTGGTCAACAACGCCGCCATCTTCGGCGGCATGAAGCTGGACTTCCTGGTCACCGTGGACCCCGAGTACTACCGCAAGTTCATGAGCGTGAACCTCGACGGCGCGCTGTGGTGTACGCGGGCGGTGTACAAGAAGATGGCCAAGCGCGGCGGGGGTGCAATCGTCAACCAGTCCTCCACGGCGGCATGGTTGTACGCGAACTTCTACGGGCTGGCCAAGGTCGGTATCAACGGTCTCACCCAGCAGCTCTCCCGCGAGCTCGGCGGCCAGAACATCCGGATCAACGCCATCGCGCCCGGGCCGATCGACACCGAGGCCAACCGCACCACCACCCCCCAGGAGATGGTCGCCGACATCGTCAAGGCGATCCCGCTGTCGAGGATGGGGCAGCCCGAGGATCTGGTCGGCATGTGCCTGTTCCTGTTGAGCGATCAGGCCAGATGGATCACCGGACAGATCTTCAACGTCGACGGCGGACAGATCATCCGGTCATGA
- a CDS encoding alpha/beta hydrolase — protein MARMPAPNRRTVLRVGLGAALGAVATRAGALPRAAAEPAATYQSGSFVSAARGGVSTNWAIARPPGQTAPLRPVIALHGKGSDAATVMAGGVEQGLAEAVAAGLPPFAVVAVDGGGGYWHKRASGDDAGAMVLEELLPMLADQGLDASRVGFIGWSMGGYGALLLGSRLGPARTAAICAVSPALWTSPGAAAPGAFDSAADYAANSVWGLPALGAIPLRIDCGNGDPFAAATRGFIAQLPSPPAGGFSPGGHDGEFWSAQLPAEISWLAPILVT, from the coding sequence ATGGCGCGCATGCCAGCCCCGAACCGTCGGACCGTGCTGCGCGTGGGTTTGGGCGCCGCGCTCGGCGCCGTCGCGACCCGCGCGGGCGCCCTGCCTCGCGCCGCCGCCGAGCCGGCCGCCACCTATCAGTCGGGTTCCTTCGTCTCGGCCGCTCGCGGCGGGGTGAGCACCAACTGGGCGATCGCCAGGCCCCCGGGCCAGACCGCGCCGCTGCGACCGGTCATCGCGCTGCACGGCAAGGGCAGCGACGCCGCCACGGTGATGGCCGGCGGTGTCGAGCAGGGCCTCGCCGAAGCGGTGGCCGCGGGCCTTCCCCCGTTTGCCGTGGTGGCGGTGGACGGCGGTGGGGGCTATTGGCACAAGCGCGCATCCGGTGACGATGCCGGCGCGATGGTCCTGGAAGAACTCCTCCCGATGCTGGCAGATCAGGGCCTGGACGCCTCACGAGTCGGCTTCATCGGCTGGTCGATGGGCGGCTACGGCGCTTTGCTGCTCGGCTCCAGGCTGGGCCCGGCACGCACCGCCGCGATCTGTGCGGTGAGCCCCGCGCTGTGGACGTCACCCGGCGCGGCCGCCCCCGGCGCGTTCGACAGTGCGGCTGACTACGCGGCCAACAGCGTGTGGGGCCTGCCCGCGCTGGGCGCGATTCCGCTGCGCATCGACTGCGGAAACGGCGACCCGTTCGCCGCCGCCACCAGGGGATTCATCGCCCAGCTGCCCAGCCCGCCGGCCGGCGGATTCTCCCCGGGCGGACACGACGGCGAGTTCTGGAGCGCTCAGCTGCCCGCCGAGATCTCTTGGCTGGCACCGATACTCGTGACCTGA
- a CDS encoding TetR/AcrR family transcriptional regulator, protein MRTHGWAGAAPASDEEAVARILAAAGKAIDERGADFSIADVARTLGVTRQTVYRYFPSTEALLMQAGVVAATDFLDRLSTHLQGITDPADAATEAIATALEWLPKDKHIGLLLSPGRTPALTESVTSDIALQFAQSVVRHFDVDWAAAGFADDDLDELAEHLLRIIQSFVIDPGRPPRTGAALRGYLRRWVAPALRT, encoded by the coding sequence GTGCGAACCCACGGGTGGGCCGGCGCCGCGCCGGCGAGTGACGAGGAAGCCGTCGCCCGGATACTCGCTGCCGCGGGCAAGGCGATCGACGAGCGTGGCGCGGACTTCTCCATCGCCGACGTGGCCCGCACGCTGGGCGTCACCCGCCAGACGGTGTACCGCTACTTCCCGAGCACCGAGGCACTGCTGATGCAGGCCGGCGTCGTCGCGGCCACCGACTTCCTGGACCGGTTGTCCACCCATCTGCAGGGCATCACCGACCCGGCCGACGCCGCGACCGAGGCCATCGCGACAGCGCTGGAATGGCTGCCCAAGGACAAACACATCGGGTTGCTGCTCTCCCCCGGCCGCACGCCCGCCCTGACCGAGTCCGTGACCTCCGATATCGCACTGCAGTTCGCGCAGTCGGTGGTACGACATTTCGACGTCGACTGGGCGGCAGCGGGTTTCGCCGATGACGACCTCGACGAGCTCGCCGAGCACCTGTTGCGCATCATCCAGTCGTTCGTCATCGACCCGGGCCGGCCACCGCGCACCGGTGCCGCGTTGCGCGGCTACTTGCGGCGCTGGGTCGCCCCGGCACTGCGCACCTAG
- a CDS encoding cytochrome P450 codes for MTMLESGCPFGPGYDFTDPEVLLRGIPVTEFAHLRKTAPIWWNEQGESIFDDGGYWVVTRHEDIKAISRNGDLWSTNAKGAVMRLPDGVTADQLDLTKALLINHDAPEHTRLRKLVSRLFTPRSVAALEEKLAVAAREIVAAAAQKDSGNFVDDVAMGLPLLAIADLIGVPEEDREKIFHWSNSIMNTDDPDFDSDPTVANAELMGYAYTMAEQRRKCPADDIVTRLVQADMGDGAGESITEVEFAFFVILLAVAGNETTRNAMTHGMNAFFDNPDQWELFKRERPDTAIEEIIRWATPVHCFQRTATADTELGGVTIGKGQRVGLFYSSANYDEDVFENPFQFDILRNPNPHLAFGGNGAHFCIGANLARMEIKLMFHEIANQIPDISKLAEPQRLRSGWINGVKDLQVSYR; via the coding sequence ATGACGATGCTGGAGAGCGGTTGCCCGTTCGGACCGGGCTACGACTTCACCGATCCCGAGGTGCTGCTGCGCGGCATCCCGGTGACCGAGTTCGCGCACCTGCGCAAGACCGCCCCGATCTGGTGGAACGAGCAGGGCGAATCGATCTTCGACGACGGCGGCTACTGGGTGGTGACCCGCCACGAGGACATCAAGGCCATCTCCCGCAACGGTGATCTGTGGTCCACCAACGCCAAGGGTGCGGTGATGCGGCTGCCCGACGGAGTCACCGCCGACCAACTCGACCTGACCAAGGCGCTGTTGATCAACCACGATGCCCCCGAGCACACCCGGCTGCGCAAACTGGTGTCCCGGCTGTTCACCCCGCGATCGGTGGCCGCGCTCGAGGAGAAGCTGGCCGTCGCCGCACGCGAGATCGTGGCCGCCGCGGCGCAGAAGGACAGCGGTAATTTCGTCGACGATGTGGCCATGGGCCTACCGTTGTTGGCCATCGCCGACCTGATCGGCGTGCCCGAGGAAGACCGGGAGAAGATCTTCCACTGGTCCAACAGCATCATGAACACCGACGATCCCGACTTCGACAGCGATCCCACGGTGGCCAACGCCGAGCTCATGGGCTACGCGTACACCATGGCCGAGCAGCGCCGGAAGTGCCCGGCCGACGACATCGTCACCCGGCTGGTGCAGGCCGACATGGGTGATGGCGCCGGCGAGTCGATCACCGAGGTCGAGTTCGCCTTCTTCGTCATCCTGCTCGCCGTCGCCGGTAACGAGACCACCCGCAATGCCATGACACACGGCATGAACGCCTTCTTCGACAACCCGGACCAATGGGAGCTTTTCAAACGCGAGCGACCCGACACCGCGATCGAGGAGATCATCCGCTGGGCCACCCCGGTGCATTGTTTCCAGCGCACGGCGACCGCCGACACCGAACTCGGCGGCGTCACCATCGGCAAGGGTCAGCGCGTCGGACTGTTCTACAGTTCGGCCAACTACGACGAGGACGTGTTCGAGAACCCGTTCCAGTTCGACATCCTGCGCAATCCCAATCCGCACCTGGCGTTCGGCGGCAACGGCGCACACTTCTGCATCGGCGCCAACCTGGCGCGCATGGAGATCAAGCTGATGTTCCACGAGATCGCCAATCAGATTCCCGACATCTCGAAACTGGCCGAGCCACAACGTCTTCGGTCCGGCTGGATCAACGGCGTCAAGGACCTGCAGGTCTCCTACCGCTAG